The following coding sequences are from one Desulfuromonas sp. TF window:
- the ttcA gene encoding tRNA 2-thiocytidine(32) synthetase TtcA has product MPLIEDKLYRRIKKLTGKAIGDFNLIEEGDRIAVGVSGGKDSYSLLHILESLRRRAPVKYDLVAVNVDSGYPGFRKEILEDHLKEHGFAYRMESTDCYRIIEEKRRPGTSYCSFCARLRRGVLYTVARELGCNKIALGHHLDDFIETLLLNQFYGGTLAAMSPKLLADNGEQTVIRPFVYVEEQDIMAFTRANAFPVICCACPVCGVVDQKRKRMKRLIRELAGENSHLKRSMIGALGNVHPRHLMDKNLKTF; this is encoded by the coding sequence TTGCCTCTCATCGAAGACAAACTGTATCGCAGGATCAAGAAGCTGACCGGCAAGGCCATCGGCGATTTCAACCTCATCGAGGAAGGAGACCGGATCGCCGTCGGGGTTTCGGGAGGCAAGGACTCCTACTCCCTGCTTCACATCCTGGAGAGCCTTCGCCGACGGGCGCCGGTGAAATACGATCTGGTGGCGGTCAACGTCGATTCGGGCTATCCCGGCTTTCGCAAGGAGATTCTCGAGGACCATCTGAAGGAGCATGGTTTCGCCTACCGGATGGAGTCGACCGACTGTTACCGGATCATCGAGGAAAAACGCCGCCCCGGAACTTCCTATTGCTCCTTCTGCGCCCGTCTGCGTCGCGGTGTGCTCTATACGGTTGCCAGGGAACTCGGATGCAACAAGATCGCCTTGGGACACCATCTCGACGATTTTATCGAGACGCTGCTTCTCAACCAGTTCTACGGGGGAACCCTGGCGGCGATGAGCCCGAAGCTGCTGGCCGATAACGGGGAGCAGACGGTGATCCGGCCCTTCGTCTATGTGGAGGAGCAGGATATCATGGCCTTCACCCGGGCTAACGCCTTTCCGGTGATATGCTGCGCCTGTCCGGTCTGTGGAGTGGTGGATCAAAAACGCAAGCGGATGAAAAGACTGATCCGTGAGCTTGCCGGGGAAAACTCCCATCTCAAGCGAAGCATGATCGGCGCTCTGGGGAACGTCCATCCTCGGCATCTGATGGATAAAAACCTCAAGACGTTCTGA
- the lspA gene encoding signal peptidase II, whose protein sequence is MPSRFRLLLIISAVVLVLDQATKLYIDSRFALHQSLTVVENFFHITYVRNKGAAFGIFADSAVRIPFFITVSIVAAIGIVWYLHRLNEQQRLLHVALSLIFAGAVGNLIDRIRLGEVIDFIDVHWYQYHWPAFNIADSAITVGVGILLLDLWREERKKKAV, encoded by the coding sequence GTGCCCTCTCGTTTCCGCCTGCTGTTGATCATCTCCGCCGTGGTCCTGGTCCTCGATCAGGCGACGAAGCTGTACATCGACAGCCGATTCGCCCTGCACCAGTCGCTGACGGTGGTGGAGAATTTCTTCCACATCACCTACGTTCGCAACAAGGGAGCGGCATTCGGCATTTTCGCCGACAGTGCGGTTCGGATACCTTTCTTCATTACTGTTTCGATTGTAGCCGCCATCGGAATTGTCTGGTATCTGCACCGGCTGAATGAGCAACAGAGGCTGCTGCATGTCGCCCTGTCCCTCATTTTCGCAGGGGCGGTGGGCAATCTCATCGATCGGATAAGGCTCGGTGAAGTCATCGACTTTATCGACGTCCATTGGTACCAATACCACTGGCCGGCCTTCAATATCGCCGATTCGGCCATCACCGTGGGGGTCGGCATCCTGCTGCTGGATCTCTGGCGGGAGGAACGGAAGAAAAAAGCCGTCTGA
- the ileS gene encoding isoleucine--tRNA ligase, with translation MDYKETLNLPVTDFPMRGNLPQREPEILQRWENDGLHRKIEEAGQGRPSFILHDGPPYANGHTHIGHALNKILKDIVIKSRRMQGFYAPYVPGWDCHGLPIELMVDKKLGNKKREMSKAEVRRECRSYAREWVDIQSTEFQRLGVLGEWDNPYLTMTHDYEAATARELARFAERGSLFKGKKPVHWCSSCVTALAEAEVEYADHTSPSIYVKFPYRGELPAELSALAGRDIFFVIWTTTPWTIPANLGICLNPELPYVAVETGGEVLVVAEGLHEQVLRETGIEDFRVLATFDAPIFEGKNCRHPLYERDSLIMLGDHVTLEAGTGCVHTAPGHGQDDYQVGLKYGLEIYNPVDDYGRYREDLELFGGMKITDANAAVNEKLAEVGALLKEGRVSHSYPHCWRCKKPIIFRATEQWFISMAAGDLRQKSLEAINDVQWIPRWGRERIYGMIENRPDWCISRQRSWGVPITVFYCEKCGEALADGKTMHHVADLFEEGGSDIWFEKEPSELLPEGTACAACGHSGFTRETDILDVWFDSGVSHAAVLEQRANLSSPADLYLEGSDQHRGWFHSSLLAAVGTRGVAPYRAVLTHGFVVDGAGKKMSKSTGNVIAPEEVIKKFGAEILRLWVAAQDYRDDIRISPEILQRLSDAYRRIRNTARYILGNLHGFDPAADGVPDGDLLEIDRWALSRLEGLVNRVERSYEEYEFHVLYHAVHNFCSVDMSAFYLDVLKDRLYISPGKSLARRSAQTAMYRILDALTRLVAPVLSFTADEIWAELPGEREESVHLAAFPRFDSSLLDAGLEARYERLLSVRTDVTKALELARNEKKIGHSLDARVLVEAPEGEWRELLQAHENELATLFIVSQAQLTEGLSEAVAGEEVPGLKVRVEKALGEKCERCWNYATTIGQSDEHPTVCHRCREALA, from the coding sequence ATGGATTATAAAGAGACCCTCAACCTGCCCGTCACCGACTTTCCCATGCGGGGAAACCTGCCTCAGCGCGAGCCCGAAATCCTGCAGCGGTGGGAGAATGACGGCCTCCACCGGAAGATCGAGGAAGCGGGCCAGGGCCGTCCTTCCTTCATCCTCCATGACGGACCTCCCTACGCCAACGGTCATACGCATATCGGCCACGCCCTCAACAAGATCCTCAAGGACATCGTCATCAAGAGCAGGCGGATGCAGGGCTTCTACGCCCCCTACGTGCCGGGATGGGACTGCCACGGATTGCCCATCGAACTGATGGTGGACAAAAAGCTGGGGAATAAGAAGCGGGAGATGAGCAAGGCCGAGGTGCGCCGCGAGTGCCGCTCCTACGCCAGGGAATGGGTGGATATCCAGAGCACCGAGTTCCAGCGCCTGGGAGTGCTCGGGGAGTGGGACAATCCCTATCTGACCATGACTCACGACTACGAGGCGGCCACCGCCCGGGAGCTGGCCCGGTTCGCCGAGCGCGGCAGCCTGTTCAAGGGGAAGAAGCCGGTTCACTGGTGTTCCTCCTGCGTCACCGCCCTGGCCGAGGCCGAAGTCGAGTACGCTGATCACACCTCTCCCTCGATCTACGTGAAGTTCCCCTACCGGGGTGAACTGCCGGCTGAACTCTCCGCCCTGGCGGGCAGGGACATCTTCTTCGTCATCTGGACCACGACTCCCTGGACCATCCCCGCCAACCTCGGCATCTGCCTTAACCCGGAACTCCCCTACGTGGCGGTCGAAACCGGCGGAGAGGTCCTGGTCGTGGCCGAGGGGCTCCACGAGCAGGTCCTGCGCGAGACCGGCATTGAGGACTTCCGGGTCCTGGCCACCTTTGACGCTCCCATCTTCGAGGGGAAGAACTGCCGTCATCCCCTCTACGAGCGCGACTCCCTGATCATGCTCGGCGACCACGTCACCCTTGAGGCCGGCACCGGCTGCGTTCACACCGCCCCAGGCCACGGACAGGACGACTACCAGGTCGGTCTGAAGTACGGACTGGAGATCTACAACCCGGTGGATGACTACGGCCGCTACCGGGAGGATCTGGAGCTATTCGGGGGGATGAAGATCACCGACGCCAACGCGGCGGTGAACGAGAAACTGGCCGAGGTCGGAGCCCTGCTGAAGGAGGGGAGGGTTTCCCACAGTTATCCGCACTGCTGGCGCTGCAAGAAGCCGATCATCTTCCGCGCCACCGAGCAGTGGTTCATCTCCATGGCCGCAGGCGATCTGCGGCAGAAGTCGCTGGAGGCGATCAACGACGTCCAGTGGATCCCCCGCTGGGGTCGCGAACGCATCTACGGCATGATCGAGAATCGCCCCGACTGGTGCATCAGCCGCCAGCGCAGCTGGGGAGTGCCGATCACCGTCTTCTACTGCGAGAAGTGCGGCGAGGCTCTGGCCGACGGCAAAACCATGCACCATGTCGCCGATCTCTTCGAGGAGGGAGGGAGCGACATCTGGTTCGAGAAAGAGCCCTCCGAACTTCTGCCGGAAGGCACCGCCTGCGCCGCCTGCGGCCATTCCGGATTCACCCGTGAGACCGACATCCTCGACGTCTGGTTCGATTCGGGGGTCTCCCATGCCGCCGTCCTCGAGCAGCGCGCGAACCTGAGCTCTCCCGCCGACCTCTACCTGGAAGGGTCGGACCAGCACCGCGGCTGGTTCCATTCGAGCCTGCTGGCCGCCGTCGGCACCCGGGGGGTCGCCCCCTACCGGGCGGTGCTGACCCACGGCTTCGTCGTCGACGGGGCCGGCAAGAAGATGTCCAAGTCGACGGGGAACGTCATCGCCCCCGAGGAAGTCATCAAGAAATTCGGCGCCGAGATCCTGCGCCTGTGGGTGGCGGCCCAGGATTACCGCGACGACATCCGGATCAGTCCGGAGATCCTCCAGCGCCTCTCCGACGCCTACCGGCGCATCCGCAACACGGCCCGCTACATCCTCGGCAACCTGCACGGCTTCGATCCCGCCGCCGACGGCGTTCCCGACGGTGATCTGCTGGAAATCGACCGCTGGGCCCTCTCCCGCCTGGAGGGGCTGGTCAACCGCGTGGAGCGCTCTTACGAGGAATACGAATTCCACGTCCTCTACCATGCGGTGCACAACTTCTGCAGCGTCGACATGAGCGCCTTTTATCTAGACGTACTCAAGGACCGACTCTACATTTCTCCCGGCAAGAGCCTGGCCCGGCGCAGCGCCCAGACCGCCATGTACCGCATCCTCGATGCCCTGACCCGACTGGTCGCACCGGTCCTCTCCTTCACCGCCGACGAGATCTGGGCGGAACTCCCCGGCGAACGGGAGGAGAGCGTTCATCTGGCCGCCTTCCCGCGGTTCGACTCGAGCCTGCTTGATGCCGGGCTCGAGGCGCGCTACGAGCGCCTGCTGTCGGTGCGCACCGACGTCACCAAGGCCCTCGAACTCGCCAGAAACGAGAAGAAGATCGGACACTCCCTCGACGCGCGTGTCCTGGTCGAAGCGCCGGAAGGGGAGTGGCGGGAGCTGCTTCAGGCCCATGAGAATGAACTGGCCACCCTCTTCATCGTTTCCCAGGCTCAGCTCACGGAAGGCCTTTCCGAGGCCGTCGCCGGTGAAGAGGTCCCGGGGCTCAAGGTGCGGGTGGAAAAGGCCCTCGGCGAGAAGTGCGAGCGCTGCTGGAATTACGCCACCACCATAGGACAGAGCGACGAACATCCGACCGTCTGCCACCGTTGCCGCGAGGCACTGGCTTAA
- the nhaA gene encoding Na+/H+ antiporter NhaA — MPLRLDEFTYKLAILLRPFEDFFKRQASGGIVLLGATVLAMVLANSPARDFYHHFWEIKLGIGFNEFGLTQSLHHWINDGLMAVFFFVVGLEIKREFLAGELASLRSATLPIAAALGGMVVPAVIYLMINSQGQETSGWGIPMATDIAFALGVIALLGKLIPRSLAIYLTALAIVDDLGAVLVIALFYTGDVSEIALVLAAIFMIVLMIGNSLGIQSPNFYALVGFCLWVAMLKSGIHASVAGVLIGATIPVIPRVNKEDFLHKTQELLDRYQEIEGEEGPFQKEERMGALLALEHVCHDAISPLQRMEHEMHNWVIYGVMPIFALANAGVTIGLTDLATSLTHPVTLGVALGLLLGKPAGIFIFSWIAVRLGICDLPSGVRWPQILGAGILAGIGFTMSLFITNLAFRPTELITDAKVGIFAASLLAGVVGYLLLSRTGQRST; from the coding sequence ATGCCATTAAGATTAGATGAATTCACCTACAAGCTTGCCATTCTGCTGCGCCCTTTCGAAGATTTCTTCAAGCGCCAGGCTTCGGGAGGCATCGTCCTGCTGGGGGCTACCGTCCTCGCGATGGTGCTCGCCAATTCCCCGGCCCGGGATTTCTATCATCATTTCTGGGAAATCAAGCTGGGTATCGGATTCAACGAATTCGGCCTGACCCAATCGCTGCACCACTGGATCAACGACGGGCTCATGGCTGTGTTCTTCTTTGTCGTGGGACTGGAGATCAAGCGCGAGTTCCTCGCCGGAGAGCTGGCCAGCCTGCGAAGCGCGACCCTTCCCATCGCCGCCGCTCTCGGAGGGATGGTCGTGCCCGCCGTGATTTATCTCATGATCAACTCCCAAGGCCAGGAGACGAGCGGGTGGGGGATCCCCATGGCCACCGACATCGCCTTCGCCCTTGGGGTCATCGCCCTTCTTGGGAAGCTGATTCCGCGCTCTCTGGCTATTTACCTTACGGCCCTCGCCATCGTGGATGACCTGGGCGCCGTTCTGGTCATCGCCCTTTTCTACACGGGGGATGTCTCCGAAATTGCCCTGGTCCTGGCGGCGATTTTCATGATCGTGCTGATGATCGGAAACAGCCTCGGGATCCAGAGCCCGAACTTCTATGCCCTGGTGGGGTTCTGCCTCTGGGTGGCGATGCTCAAGTCAGGGATTCATGCCTCCGTGGCCGGGGTTCTCATCGGCGCCACCATTCCGGTGATCCCCCGTGTAAATAAGGAGGATTTTCTGCACAAGACACAGGAACTCCTGGACCGCTATCAGGAGATCGAAGGAGAGGAGGGACCATTCCAGAAGGAAGAGCGTATGGGCGCCCTGTTGGCCCTGGAGCATGTCTGCCACGACGCCATCAGCCCCCTGCAGCGCATGGAGCACGAAATGCACAACTGGGTCATCTACGGCGTCATGCCGATTTTCGCCCTGGCCAATGCCGGGGTGACGATCGGTTTAACAGACCTGGCGACCTCCCTGACCCACCCTGTCACTCTGGGAGTCGCCTTGGGGCTGCTGCTTGGCAAACCGGCAGGGATCTTCATCTTCTCCTGGATCGCCGTGCGTCTGGGAATCTGCGACCTGCCGTCCGGAGTCCGCTGGCCGCAGATCCTGGGCGCCGGCATCCTGGCGGGGATCGGATTCACCATGTCCCTGTTCATCACCAATCTCGCCTTCCGTCCGACCGAACTGATCACCGACGCCAAGGTGGGCATCTTCGCCGCCTCCCTGCTCGCCGGGGTGGTCGGCTATCTGCTCCTCTCCCGCACCGGGCAACGCTCCACCTGA
- a CDS encoding putative monovalent cation/H+ antiporter subunit A yields MLPALSSILIAILVAPLLGRLRPHLAGWICAIIPLGLTGYFLGKLGHVSGGQSIMESYPWIPALEVNLSFYLDGLSLLFALLITGVGTVIMIYSGAYMEKDARLGRFFGYLFAFMGAMLGLVLSGNLITLFLFWELTGITSFFLIGFDDRQESGRSAALQALLVTGLGGLAMLAGFLLLGLVAGSFELSTLLTAGNGVRSHTLYLPILLLILAGAFTKSAQFPFHFWLPSAMAAPTPVSAYLHSVTMVKAGVYLLFRLSPVLGGTAAWHGLLELAGGTTMLLGAWLAFLQSDLKRILAYSTVSSLGTLVFLIGLDLPFATEAALVYLLAHALYKGSLFMVAGALDHATGSRDVTVLGGLFPRMPLLGTVAVMAAISMAGAPPLLGFIAKEHFYEVVLTAPRAILASSAMAILTSLLIVAAATVVACRPFFGRPADTLEEPHGVPLSLWLGPALLAALGLLFAIFPGLADLPLLVPAAGAVLGAPVRFELHLWHGFSWVLLLSAVTLAGGGVLAWRHDPCRQFVRRWASVAAWGPARGYEGALAGLDILARGQTRILQNGRLRIYLLVTVASTVALVGFTLFTRAGIHLEFGLIPLRPRYLAIMALILAAAWVTVRVGSRLASIVAMGAVGYGVALIFVQFGAPDLAITQLTIETMTVLLFVLVIHRLPLFSRISHGWSLRLDAVVALAAGGLMTVLALVALTEHRGSRLAEYFAEQSLPAAHGRNIVNVILVDFRAMDTLGEITVLALAGAGVFALLKLGARKGGK; encoded by the coding sequence ATGCTCCCAGCCCTCTCCTCCATTCTCATCGCAATACTGGTGGCGCCCCTGCTGGGGCGCCTCCGCCCCCATCTCGCAGGATGGATTTGCGCCATCATCCCCCTGGGGCTGACGGGCTATTTCCTCGGGAAGCTCGGTCATGTCTCCGGCGGGCAGAGCATAATGGAAAGTTATCCCTGGATTCCGGCTCTGGAAGTCAATCTTTCCTTCTATCTGGACGGACTGAGTCTCTTGTTCGCCCTCCTGATCACCGGCGTCGGAACGGTCATCATGATCTATTCCGGAGCGTACATGGAGAAGGACGCCCGTCTGGGACGTTTCTTCGGTTACCTGTTCGCATTCATGGGGGCCATGCTCGGCCTGGTGCTGTCCGGCAACCTCATCACCCTTTTCCTCTTCTGGGAGCTGACCGGCATCACCTCCTTTTTCCTCATCGGATTCGACGACCGGCAGGAGTCCGGCCGCTCGGCGGCCCTGCAGGCCTTGCTGGTGACCGGACTGGGCGGGCTGGCCATGCTGGCCGGCTTTCTCCTGCTCGGCCTCGTCGCCGGCAGCTTCGAATTGTCCACCCTGCTGACGGCCGGCAACGGCGTGCGCAGCCACACGCTCTACCTTCCGATCCTGTTGCTGATCCTGGCGGGCGCCTTTACCAAGAGCGCCCAGTTCCCCTTCCACTTCTGGCTCCCCTCGGCCATGGCGGCGCCGACGCCGGTGAGCGCGTACCTTCATTCGGTGACCATGGTCAAGGCGGGGGTCTATCTCCTCTTCCGCCTCAGTCCGGTGCTCGGGGGGACGGCCGCCTGGCACGGCCTGCTGGAACTGGCGGGCGGCACGACCATGTTGCTGGGCGCCTGGCTGGCCTTTCTGCAGAGCGACCTCAAACGCATTCTCGCCTACTCCACCGTCAGCTCCCTGGGGACCCTGGTCTTTCTGATCGGCCTCGATCTCCCCTTCGCCACCGAGGCCGCCCTGGTCTACCTGCTGGCGCATGCCCTCTACAAGGGTTCGCTATTTATGGTCGCCGGAGCCCTGGACCATGCCACCGGCAGCCGGGACGTAACAGTTCTCGGGGGGCTGTTTCCCCGAATGCCGCTGCTTGGCACGGTCGCCGTGATGGCGGCCATATCGATGGCCGGCGCCCCTCCCTTGCTCGGCTTCATCGCCAAGGAGCATTTCTATGAAGTGGTGCTGACGGCGCCCCGGGCGATCCTGGCGAGCAGCGCGATGGCGATCCTGACCAGTCTGCTGATTGTGGCGGCAGCGACCGTGGTCGCCTGTCGACCCTTCTTCGGCCGTCCTGCCGACACCCTGGAAGAGCCGCATGGCGTTCCGCTCAGCCTCTGGCTCGGCCCCGCCCTGCTGGCCGCCCTGGGCCTCCTTTTTGCGATTTTTCCGGGACTGGCCGATCTGCCGCTCCTCGTACCGGCGGCGGGGGCGGTCCTCGGGGCGCCGGTGCGCTTCGAACTTCATCTGTGGCACGGCTTCAGCTGGGTCCTCCTGCTCAGCGCCGTCACCCTGGCCGGCGGAGGCGTCCTGGCCTGGCGTCACGATCCCTGTCGCCAGTTTGTCCGGCGCTGGGCCAGTGTGGCGGCCTGGGGGCCGGCCCGGGGGTATGAAGGGGCGCTGGCGGGGCTGGACATCCTGGCCCGCGGGCAGACCCGAATCCTGCAGAACGGCCGGCTGCGCATCTACCTGCTGGTGACTGTGGCCTCCACGGTGGCACTGGTCGGTTTCACCTTGTTTACCCGCGCCGGCATCCACCTCGAATTTGGGCTCATCCCGTTACGTCCCCGCTACCTGGCAATCATGGCGCTGATTCTGGCCGCCGCCTGGGTGACGGTTCGGGTCGGCTCCCGCCTCGCATCCATCGTCGCCATGGGGGCGGTCGGCTATGGGGTGGCGCTGATCTTCGTCCAGTTCGGCGCCCCGGACCTGGCCATTACCCAGCTCACCATCGAGACGATGACGGTGCTGCTGTTCGTCCTGGTGATCCACCGGCTGCCCCTGTTCAGCCGGATTTCCCACGGCTGGAGCCTCCGCCTCGATGCCGTGGTGGCCCTGGCTGCCGGTGGTCTGATGACCGTGCTGGCGCTGGTGGCTCTGACCGAGCACAGGGGCTCTCGCCTTGCAGAGTATTTCGCCGAGCAGAGTCTGCCGGCCGCTCACGGGCGCAACATCGTCAACGTCATTCTGGTAGATTTTCGCGCCATGGACACCCTCGGAGAGATCACCGTGCTGGCGCTGGCGGGCGCCGGGGTCTTTGCCCTGTTGAAACTCGGCGCCAGGAAAGGGGGCAAGTGA
- a CDS encoding Na+/H+ antiporter subunit B: MKSLILRTATRFLMPMMLLFSAFLLLRGHHLPGGGFVGGLVAAAAFSLYAFAFDAREALLLLRVDPRSLVGGGLLLALGSGSLSLLAGDPLMTGQWGALDLGKVGEFKLGTPLFFDAGIYLVVLGATLAMILTMAERE; the protein is encoded by the coding sequence ATGAAATCGCTCATCCTCAGAACCGCGACCCGGTTTCTGATGCCGATGATGCTCCTCTTTTCGGCCTTTCTGCTTCTGCGCGGGCACCATCTTCCCGGCGGCGGCTTTGTCGGCGGCCTGGTCGCCGCCGCCGCCTTCAGCCTCTATGCCTTCGCCTTTGACGCCCGGGAGGCCCTTTTGCTGCTGCGGGTCGATCCGCGCAGCCTGGTCGGCGGCGGGCTGCTGCTGGCGCTGGGGAGCGGTTCCCTGTCGCTGCTGGCCGGCGACCCCTTAATGACCGGGCAGTGGGGCGCCCTGGATCTGGGAAAAGTGGGGGAGTTCAAACTGGGGACACCTCTCTTCTTCGATGCGGGTATCTACCTGGTGGTGCTGGGGGCGACCCTGGCCATGATTCTAACCATGGCGGAGCGAGAATAA
- a CDS encoding NADH-quinone oxidoreductase subunit K, whose translation MELLMAIVIGGLYAAGIFMLLRPSPVKLAIGLGLLTNAVNLLIFVAAGLTPGRAPLVEAGAVRPAGSFADPLPQALILTAIVIAFGVLAFTLVLLRRAAETLGVDNLDDMRSTD comes from the coding sequence ATGGAATTGCTGATGGCGATCGTTATCGGCGGCCTCTACGCCGCCGGCATCTTCATGCTGCTTCGACCGAGTCCGGTCAAGCTGGCCATCGGCCTCGGGCTGCTGACCAATGCCGTGAACCTGCTGATCTTCGTCGCCGCCGGGCTGACCCCGGGACGCGCGCCACTTGTCGAGGCCGGGGCGGTCCGTCCGGCTGGCTCTTTCGCCGATCCCCTGCCCCAGGCTCTCATTCTGACGGCTATCGTCATCGCGTTCGGTGTCCTGGCCTTCACCCTCGTGCTCCTTCGACGCGCCGCCGAGACCCTGGGCGTGGACAACCTGGACGATATGAGGTCAACCGATTGA